The Arcobacter arenosus genomic interval ACAAGAAAATTTCTTAAAACTTCAAGAGGAAGCTACAAAAGAGTTCGAAAAGAAAAAAAATGAATTATTAAGTAGTTTAGAAAACAATTCAAATAATAGTATGCAAAATACAGGTACTTTAGAAGAAACTCAAAATGAGTCTACTTACACTGAAGATGAAAATAAAGAAGAAAACTTAGCAGAAGAACCAGCTAATAATCAAGACCTTGAAGTAAATAAAGAGATTAACACCTTCTTATCATTTATAAATGTTGCTACTATAAAAGGGGAATTATATAAATCATTTCTTGATAAAGTAACTGCAATTGATAAAAATGTATCTTTGTGTAGAGATAATAAAAATAGAGTAGAAATCTATTTTGGACCATATTATTCAAATAATGAAAGGGAAAAAGTTTTAAATAACTTATTAGAAAAAGGTTTTAAATATTCATATTCTGTAGATTTTACACAAGAAGAATATGAAAAAAGATGTAAATATTAGAAGCTTTTTATGAGTTTTCTAATATTTCAAAAGAGTTTTTAACTTCTATTCTTTTATTATTGATATCAACATCAATAATATAATTCTCAAATTTAAAAGGTATTAGGAAATTTTTAGGAAGATTTTCTTTTATCAATGATTCATCTGTAGTAATTTCCATATAATCATCAAGAGGAAATCTATGCATCTCTTTTACAATACCCAAAAGTTTTCCATTTTCAAAAACTTCACATCCAACAATATCAAACCAAAAAAATTCATTTTCATCTAGTTTACAATTGTTTTTTGTTTCCTCTATTGAAGCATAAAGTTGTTGATTAGTTAATTTTTTAGCATTATCCATATCATCATAATTTTCAAACTTAATTAAGTCCCTTGAAGGAATATATTCTGATACTTTAAGAGTTGTTTTTTTATTAGTAGTAAAAGTTACACCTTTTTTAAATTGCTCAGGGAAGTCAGAGTCAATAAAAAGTCTTAAATGACCTTTTAAGCCAACTGCCTTCCCTAATTTTGCAACATAAATTTTATCAGTCATAACTTATTTATTAAGAGTTCGCAAGAACTTGTATTTTATAAGATACACCATCTTTAGCTTTACAACCATTTGCCATAGTTTTTAAAGCATTAATCATATTCCCATTTTTTCCAATTAGTTTTCCAATATCTGCAGAATCTGCTTTTATTGTAATTTCAGTAAAAGTATCATCAACTTTATTTGTACTAATAGTAATATCATTAGGTTTACTAACAATAAGTTTTGCGTAGTTCTCTATAAAATTTGTAATCATGTTATTATTCTATAATAAAATTACTTTTGAGATGCTAATTTTTTAACTTTTTCAGATGGTTTAGCTCCAACACCTAACCAATAGTTATATCT includes:
- the rimM gene encoding ribosome maturation factor RimM (Essential for efficient processing of 16S rRNA); its protein translation is MTDKIYVAKLGKAVGLKGHLRLFIDSDFPEQFKKGVTFTTNKKTTLKVSEYIPSRDLIKFENYDDMDNAKKLTNQQLYASIEETKNNCKLDENEFFWFDIVGCEVFENGKLLGIVKEMHRFPLDDYMEITTDESLIKENLPKNFLIPFKFENYIIDVDINNKRIEVKNSFEILENS
- a CDS encoding KH domain-containing protein; the protein is MITNFIENYAKLIVSKPNDITISTNKVDDTFTEITIKADSADIGKLIGKNGNMINALKTMANGCKAKDGVSYKIQVLANS